One window of the Tetragenococcus koreensis genome contains the following:
- the rapZ gene encoding RNase adapter RapZ produces the protein MSDNLDLVIITGMSGAGKTVAIQSFEDLGYFCIDNMPPNLIPKFWELIKESGKITKIALVVDLRSRSFFEEIQAMLVEIENTSFINTRVLFLDASDSELVSRYKETRRTHPLAMDGLITEGIRKERAILEELKADASIVIDTTNMSPRQLRERLNEEFRSSNDTGFRIEMVSFGFKYGLPIDADIVMDVRFLPNPHYIAELRPLTGLEKPVYDYVMNFSATESFYQQFLSLLQTIMPGYVEEGKSNLLVAIGCTGGQHRSVALTQRIGQVLSQDYKVNITHRDKDKRKETVNRS, from the coding sequence ATGTCCGACAATTTAGATTTAGTTATTATTACTGGTATGAGCGGAGCAGGCAAGACTGTGGCAATCCAGAGTTTTGAAGATTTAGGTTATTTTTGTATAGATAATATGCCGCCTAATTTAATTCCTAAGTTTTGGGAATTAATCAAAGAATCCGGCAAAATTACGAAAATTGCTTTGGTAGTGGATCTGCGTTCAAGATCATTTTTTGAAGAAATTCAAGCTATGCTGGTAGAAATTGAAAATACTTCTTTTATTAATACCCGGGTGTTGTTTTTAGACGCTTCCGATAGTGAATTAGTTTCGCGCTATAAAGAAACTCGGCGTACTCATCCGCTAGCTATGGATGGGCTTATCACAGAAGGGATTAGAAAAGAAAGGGCCATATTAGAAGAATTAAAGGCAGATGCGTCAATTGTTATAGATACGACTAATATGTCACCAAGGCAGTTAAGAGAACGATTGAATGAAGAATTCCGTAGTTCAAATGATACAGGTTTTCGGATCGAAATGGTTTCATTTGGCTTTAAATACGGTTTACCGATCGATGCTGATATCGTGATGGACGTACGCTTTTTACCTAATCCTCATTATATTGCTGAACTACGACCACTAACTGGTTTAGAAAAGCCGGTTTATGACTATGTGATGAATTTTTCTGCAACTGAAAGTTTTTATCAACAATTCTTATCTTTATTGCAAACCATTATGCCGGGTTATGTGGAAGAAGGTAAGAGTAACTTGTTAGTTGCTATTGGTTGTACTGGAGGACAACATCGTTCGGTTGCATTAACACAGCGGATTGGTCAGGTTTTATCGCAAGATTATAAAGTGAATATCACCCATCGTGATAAGGATAAACGGAAAGAGACGGTGAATCGCTCATGA
- the uvrB gene encoding excinuclease ABC subunit UvrB, translating into MIEKELSHQFELVSNYQPSGDQPEAIEELTDGVLDHKKAQILLGATGTGKTYTISNVIQNVNKPTLIIAHNKTLAGQLYGEFKEFFPNNAVEYFVSYYDYYQPEAYVPSSDTYIEKDSSINDEIDKLRHSATSSLLERNDVIVVASVSCIFGLGSPMEYQKQVVSLRQGMEISRDELLRSLIDIQFERNDIDFQRGRFRVRGDVVEVFPASRGERALRIEFFGDEIDRIREVDALTGEILSETEHVSIFPATHFVTDEDHLETAIASIKQELETRLTVLKADNKLLEAQRLEQRTNYDIEMLREVGYTSGIENYSRHMDGRKEGEPPYTLVDFFPEDFLIVIDESHVTMPQVRGMYNGDRARKQMLVDYGFRLPSALDNRPLRLEEFESHVNQIIYVSATPGPYEYEQTDTVVEQIIRPTGLLDPLIEVRPIMGQIDDLVGEINERTERNERVFVTTLTKKMAEDLTDYFRELGIKVKYLHSDIKTLERTEIIRNLRLGEFDVLVGINLLREGLDVPEVSLVAILDADKEGFLRSERSLVQTMGRAARNADGKVVMYADKITDSMQNAMDETTRRRKIQEAYNEEHGIVPQTIKKDIRDLISISSVAEEGNNEQVSYDDLTKDEKEDLVGKLEIEMKEAAKSLDFEKAATLRDSILELKA; encoded by the coding sequence ATGATTGAAAAAGAGCTATCACATCAATTTGAACTCGTTTCAAATTACCAACCGTCAGGTGACCAGCCCGAAGCAATTGAAGAATTAACTGATGGGGTGTTAGATCATAAAAAAGCTCAAATCCTTTTAGGAGCTACCGGAACAGGTAAAACCTACACCATTTCTAATGTGATCCAAAACGTAAATAAACCAACGTTAATTATTGCTCATAATAAAACACTAGCCGGTCAGTTATACGGAGAATTTAAAGAATTTTTCCCTAATAACGCCGTTGAATATTTTGTAAGTTACTATGATTATTATCAACCCGAAGCTTATGTGCCATCAAGTGACACTTATATTGAAAAAGACTCCAGTATTAATGATGAGATTGATAAATTACGGCACTCGGCCACCAGTTCATTATTAGAACGTAATGATGTGATTGTCGTGGCTTCGGTGTCATGTATTTTTGGATTAGGCTCTCCTATGGAATACCAAAAGCAAGTTGTTTCTTTGCGACAAGGGATGGAAATTTCAAGAGATGAATTACTACGTTCATTGATTGATATTCAATTTGAACGCAATGATATTGATTTCCAAAGGGGTCGTTTTCGGGTGCGTGGCGATGTGGTTGAAGTTTTTCCCGCATCACGTGGTGAACGAGCCTTACGAATTGAATTTTTCGGAGACGAAATTGATCGTATCCGTGAAGTCGATGCCCTAACTGGTGAAATTTTGAGTGAAACAGAACATGTTTCTATTTTCCCAGCAACGCACTTTGTGACCGATGAAGATCATTTGGAAACAGCGATTGCTTCGATTAAACAAGAACTGGAAACACGATTGACTGTCTTAAAAGCAGACAATAAGTTGTTAGAAGCCCAACGTTTAGAACAACGGACTAACTACGATATTGAAATGCTGCGAGAAGTAGGATATACTTCAGGGATTGAAAATTACTCTAGGCATATGGATGGCAGAAAAGAAGGCGAACCGCCATATACACTTGTAGACTTTTTCCCAGAAGATTTCTTAATCGTGATTGATGAGTCACACGTGACGATGCCTCAAGTTCGTGGCATGTATAACGGAGACCGCGCCAGAAAACAAATGCTGGTGGATTATGGTTTTCGTTTGCCTTCTGCTTTGGATAACCGTCCGTTAAGGTTAGAAGAATTTGAAAGCCATGTGAATCAGATTATTTATGTTTCGGCAACGCCAGGGCCTTATGAGTACGAACAAACTGATACAGTTGTTGAACAAATTATTCGACCGACAGGCTTGTTAGATCCACTCATTGAAGTACGGCCTATTATGGGACAGATTGATGATCTGGTAGGTGAAATTAACGAACGTACAGAAAGAAACGAGCGGGTTTTTGTTACGACGCTGACCAAAAAAATGGCAGAAGATTTGACTGATTATTTCAGAGAATTAGGAATAAAAGTTAAGTACTTGCATAGTGACATCAAGACACTAGAAAGAACTGAAATTATCCGCAATTTGCGCTTGGGTGAATTTGATGTTTTAGTCGGAATTAACCTATTAAGAGAAGGTTTAGATGTACCTGAAGTTTCTCTGGTAGCTATATTAGATGCGGATAAAGAAGGATTTCTACGTAGTGAGCGTTCTCTTGTACAGACCATGGGGCGGGCAGCTAGAAATGCAGATGGTAAAGTGGTTATGTATGCCGATAAAATTACTGATTCTATGCAAAATGCGATGGACGAAACCACTCGTCGTCGTAAAATTCAGGAAGCTTATAATGAAGAACATGGAATTGTTCCGCAAACCATTAAAAAAGATATTCGTGACTTAATTTCGATTTCTTCTGTTGCTGAAGAAGGAAATAATGAACAAGTATCTTACGATGACCTTACTAAAGATGAAAAAGAAGATTTAGTCGGAAAATTAGAAATAGAAATGAAAGAAGCTGCTAAGTCATTGGACTTTGAAAAAGCAGCAACTTTACGCGATTCAATTTTAGAATTGAAAGCTTAA
- a CDS encoding amino acid ABC transporter substrate-binding protein/permease produces the protein MKKRTILISFLSVFVTLFFCANQTASAAERTYQIGTDVTFAPFEFQNDENEYEGIDIDILNAIADDQGFKVDLRPLGFDSSVQGVQSNQLDGMIAGMSITDEREQSFDFSDPYFDSGIQMAVAQGNDEIKSYNDLSGKTVGAKVGTESADFLEENQDEYDFDVKNYDDATGLYGAVKNNTVDAIFDDYPVLGYAIKQGEELSLVGEPEAGNPYGFAVKKDQNKELLEKFNAGLKDLKDSGEYDEIVNNYVEADDGTEESGEMKKVEPEKDEYVIASDSAFAPFEFQNEENEYIGIDVDLMKRAAEMQGFNVTFNHIGFSGAVQAVEGDQADGMIAGMSITDEREETFDFSDPYFESGIQLAVEEGNDDDITSYEDLEGKTVGAKVGTESADFLDENEDEYGFNVKLYDDADQLYEAVRVDAIDALMDDYPVIGYSMAQGQELETPIERESGGEYGFAVKKGESPELLEMFNEALQEMQRTGEYDQIISTYIDDSGNATASESDTDESSLIGLIKNNYKVLLNGLWKTMALALISFGLALIVGVIFGLFSVAPIKTLRVIASFYVDVVRGIPMMVLAFFIFFGLSDAIGITIPDFTAGVITLTLNASAYIAEIVRGGINAVPTGQMEASRSLGLTYNRTMQKIILPQAVKIMIPSFVNQFVISLKDTTIISVIGVVELLQTGRIIVARTMQSTYVYLIIAIMYLIVITALTKLAKVLEKKVK, from the coding sequence ATGAAAAAAAGGACGATACTTATTTCGTTTCTTTCCGTTTTTGTTACTTTATTCTTTTGCGCCAATCAAACAGCTTCAGCCGCAGAAAGAACTTATCAGATTGGGACTGACGTGACATTTGCCCCATTTGAATTTCAGAATGATGAAAATGAATACGAAGGAATCGATATTGACATCTTAAACGCTATTGCAGATGATCAAGGTTTTAAAGTAGATTTGCGCCCTTTAGGTTTTGATAGTTCAGTTCAAGGAGTCCAGTCCAACCAGCTTGATGGTATGATTGCTGGCATGTCAATTACCGATGAACGCGAACAAAGCTTTGACTTTTCCGACCCCTACTTTGATAGTGGTATCCAAATGGCAGTCGCTCAAGGCAATGATGAGATAAAATCTTACAACGATTTATCAGGTAAAACGGTAGGCGCCAAAGTTGGGACTGAAAGTGCAGACTTCTTAGAAGAAAATCAAGATGAATATGATTTTGACGTCAAAAACTATGATGATGCGACGGGTCTTTATGGGGCAGTCAAAAACAACACTGTTGATGCCATTTTTGACGATTATCCAGTGCTAGGATATGCGATCAAGCAAGGCGAAGAATTATCATTAGTAGGCGAACCTGAAGCAGGAAATCCTTATGGCTTCGCTGTCAAAAAAGATCAAAATAAAGAACTCTTAGAAAAATTCAACGCAGGTTTAAAAGATTTAAAAGATTCCGGCGAATATGATGAGATCGTCAACAACTATGTAGAAGCTGATGATGGCACCGAAGAGTCTGGTGAAATGAAAAAAGTAGAACCTGAAAAAGATGAGTATGTAATCGCTAGTGACTCTGCTTTTGCACCGTTTGAATTTCAAAACGAAGAAAATGAGTACATCGGTATCGATGTTGATTTAATGAAACGAGCAGCAGAAATGCAAGGTTTCAATGTTACTTTTAACCATATCGGCTTTTCTGGTGCGGTCCAAGCTGTCGAAGGAGATCAAGCAGACGGCATGATCGCTGGTATGTCAATTACCGATGAACGGGAAGAAACTTTTGACTTTTCTGACCCTTACTTTGAAAGTGGGATCCAATTAGCTGTAGAAGAAGGTAATGATGATGACATCACTTCTTATGAAGACTTAGAAGGAAAAACAGTTGGTGCTAAAGTGGGAACTGAAAGTGCAGACTTCTTAGATGAAAATGAAGATGAATACGGCTTTAACGTGAAATTATATGATGATGCCGACCAATTATATGAGGCTGTTCGGGTCGATGCGATTGACGCTTTGATGGATGATTATCCAGTAATCGGGTATTCAATGGCTCAAGGTCAAGAACTTGAAACACCTATTGAACGTGAATCAGGAGGCGAATACGGTTTCGCTGTTAAAAAAGGTGAAAGTCCCGAACTACTAGAAATGTTTAACGAAGCCTTACAAGAAATGCAGCGAACGGGTGAGTATGACCAAATTATTTCCACTTATATCGATGATAGTGGTAATGCCACAGCAAGTGAATCAGATACAGATGAATCTTCGCTGATTGGTTTAATTAAAAACAATTACAAAGTATTATTAAACGGACTATGGAAAACCATGGCTCTAGCCTTGATTTCTTTTGGTTTAGCATTAATCGTGGGAGTTATTTTTGGGCTCTTTAGTGTTGCACCGATTAAAACGTTGCGGGTTATTGCTTCATTTTACGTAGACGTTGTTCGAGGAATTCCAATGATGGTTTTGGCCTTCTTTATTTTCTTCGGACTATCTGATGCTATTGGTATAACTATTCCTGACTTTACTGCAGGTGTCATTACTTTAACCTTAAACGCTAGTGCTTATATCGCAGAAATTGTCAGGGGCGGAATCAACGCCGTACCAACAGGTCAAATGGAAGCCTCGCGAAGTTTAGGGCTCACCTACAATCGAACCATGCAAAAGATTATTTTACCGCAAGCAGTAAAAATCATGATTCCATCGTTTGTAAATCAATTTGTTATTTCATTAAAAGATACAACAATTATTTCTGTTATTGGTGTGGTAGAACTGTTACAAACAGGAAGAATTATTGTCGCACGTACAATGCAAAGTACCTATGTATATCTGATTATTGCAATCATGTATTTGATAGTAATCACTGCCTTAACGAAATTAGCAAAAGTACTTGAAAAGAAGGTGAAATAA
- a CDS encoding gluconeogenesis factor YvcK family protein has protein sequence MRMKTYRIRRPKVVVMGGGTGLPVILKSLRNQGVDITAVVTVADDGGSSGQLRDSVTSVTPPGDLRNVLVALSDMPKLYSDIFQYRFKEEDKFLANHALGNLIIAGMSEMRGSTYEAIQLLSKMMHVKGNIYPSSDEPLILQADFKDGTSVRGESKIALDRKTIDHVSVRNQANDGEPKAAKKVVSSILEADMIVLGPGSLFTSILPNLMISEIGEAMLQTQAETVYICNIMTQKGETERFTDADHVRVLHEHLGQAFTDTVLVNTEKVPDGYMNFEVYDEYLLQVQHDFKGLRNLGCRVVSTDFLELRDGGVFHDGDKVAEELLRIVYEAKN, from the coding sequence ATGAGAATGAAAACGTATCGTATTAGACGTCCTAAAGTTGTCGTGATGGGCGGTGGCACTGGCTTACCGGTAATTTTAAAAAGTTTACGTAATCAAGGCGTTGATATCACAGCTGTTGTGACTGTTGCTGATGATGGCGGCAGCAGTGGGCAGCTGCGTGATTCAGTGACCTCGGTTACACCACCGGGAGATTTGCGTAACGTTTTAGTAGCTTTATCCGATATGCCCAAACTTTATTCTGATATTTTTCAGTATCGCTTTAAAGAAGAAGATAAATTTTTAGCGAATCACGCTTTAGGTAATTTAATTATTGCTGGTATGTCCGAAATGCGTGGTAGTACATATGAAGCCATTCAATTGTTATCTAAAATGATGCATGTTAAAGGCAATATCTATCCTTCTTCAGATGAACCACTTATTTTGCAGGCTGATTTTAAAGATGGGACAAGTGTGCGAGGGGAGTCTAAAATTGCGCTTGATCGTAAAACGATTGATCATGTTTCCGTTAGAAATCAAGCCAATGATGGCGAACCTAAAGCAGCCAAAAAGGTAGTTTCGTCCATTTTAGAAGCAGATATGATTGTTTTAGGACCAGGCAGTTTGTTTACTAGTATTTTACCTAATTTAATGATCTCAGAAATTGGCGAAGCAATGCTACAAACTCAGGCAGAAACCGTTTATATCTGCAATATTATGACGCAAAAAGGAGAAACCGAACGCTTTACTGATGCTGATCATGTGCGTGTGTTACATGAGCATTTGGGCCAGGCATTTACTGATACTGTTCTAGTTAATACCGAAAAAGTACCGGATGGCTACATGAATTTTGAAGTTTACGACGAGTACTTATTGCAGGTACAGCATGATTTTAAAGGTTTACGAAATTTAGGCTGCCGCGTCGTGTCTACCGATTTTCTAGAGCTAAGAGACGGTGGTGTTTTCCATGACGGTGACAAAGTGGCTGAAGAGTTGTTGCGAATTGTCTATGAAGCAAAAAATTGA
- the uvrA gene encoding excinuclease ABC subunit UvrA, producing MSSDEIVIHGARAHNLKNVDVTIPRDKLVVVTGLSGSGKSSLAFDTLYAEGQRRYVESLSSYARQFLGQMDKPDVDSIDGLSPAISIDQKTTSKNPRSTVGTVTEINDYLRLLYARVGHPICPNDHVEITSQSPEQMVDQVLELPERSRIQLLAPVVTQKKGQHKKILERVQKEGYVRVRVDNEIYDITEVPELEKNKKHDIAIMVDRIVIKEGVRSRLFDSFEAALRLSDGYAIVDVIDGEDMLFSEHYSCPYCGFTVGELEPRLFSFNAPFGACPECDGLGIKLEVDIDLVVPDQTKTLHQGAIVPWNPISSQYYPQMLEQACQEFGIDMDTPFEKLPEDQKEIVLNGSNGRHFHFHYQNDFGSVRDVDVPFEGVMVNIKRRYHETNSDFTRDQMRLYMTELTCQLCHGYRLNDQALCVKVNGKHIGQVSDLAINYAAEFVEDLTLSEQEQMIAQPIVKEIDDRLSFLQNVGLNYLTLSRSAGTLSGGEAQRIRLATQIGSNLSGVLYILDEPSIGLHQRDNDRLLGSLKKMRDLGNTLIVVEHDEDTMRAADYLIDVGPGAGDYGGEIVASGTPEQVAANNHSLTGEYLSGKREIPVPKKRRKGNKKNISITGAQENNLKNVNVKFPLGKFTTVTGVSGSGKSTLINEILKKALAQRLNRNSKKPGKFKKITGYENIEKIIDIDQSPIGRTPRSNPATYTSVFDDIRDIFAKTNEAKVRGYKKGRFSFNVKGGRCEACKGDGIIKIEMHFLPDVYVPCEVCHGKRYNSETLEVHYKGKNISEVLDMTIEDAFDFFQNIPKIRRKLQTIVDVGLGYVKLGQPATTLSGGEAQRMKLASELHKNSNGKNFYILDEPTTGLHSDDILRLLQVLDRLVDAGNTVIVIEHNLDVIKSADHVIDLGPEGGENGGTIIATGTPEQIAANPDSYTGQYLKKLL from the coding sequence ATGTCAAGCGATGAAATTGTGATACATGGAGCACGTGCCCATAATTTAAAAAATGTAGATGTGACCATTCCCAGAGATAAACTGGTTGTGGTCACGGGTTTGTCTGGGTCAGGGAAAAGTTCCTTGGCTTTTGATACGTTGTATGCTGAAGGGCAACGGCGTTATGTTGAAAGTCTATCCTCTTATGCCAGACAATTTTTAGGTCAAATGGATAAACCGGATGTCGATAGTATCGATGGTTTAAGTCCGGCCATTTCGATTGATCAGAAAACAACTAGCAAAAACCCTCGTTCAACAGTAGGAACCGTTACCGAGATTAATGATTATTTACGTTTGCTATATGCTCGTGTGGGACATCCTATTTGTCCAAATGATCATGTGGAAATTACTAGTCAGTCGCCTGAACAAATGGTGGATCAGGTACTTGAATTACCTGAAAGAAGTAGAATTCAGTTACTAGCTCCAGTAGTTACCCAAAAAAAAGGACAGCATAAAAAGATTTTAGAAAGAGTCCAAAAAGAAGGGTACGTACGGGTACGTGTTGATAACGAAATTTATGATATAACAGAAGTGCCTGAACTAGAAAAAAACAAAAAACACGACATTGCGATCATGGTTGATCGAATCGTGATTAAAGAAGGCGTTCGCTCTCGATTGTTTGATTCTTTTGAAGCAGCCTTACGTTTGTCAGACGGTTATGCTATTGTCGATGTGATCGATGGGGAAGATATGCTTTTTAGTGAGCACTATTCCTGTCCTTATTGTGGTTTTACGGTGGGTGAATTAGAACCGCGTCTTTTCTCTTTCAATGCGCCGTTTGGAGCTTGTCCAGAGTGCGATGGTTTAGGGATAAAATTGGAAGTCGATATTGATTTAGTAGTTCCTGATCAAACCAAAACTTTACATCAAGGAGCAATTGTTCCTTGGAATCCGATTAGTTCTCAATATTATCCGCAAATGCTAGAACAAGCTTGCCAAGAATTTGGGATTGATATGGATACCCCTTTTGAAAAATTACCAGAAGACCAAAAAGAAATTGTATTGAATGGCTCTAATGGCAGACATTTTCATTTTCATTATCAAAATGATTTTGGTAGTGTGCGCGATGTGGATGTACCTTTTGAAGGAGTTATGGTCAATATTAAACGCCGTTACCATGAAACCAACAGCGACTTTACTCGTGATCAAATGCGCTTATATATGACTGAATTAACCTGTCAGCTTTGTCATGGGTATCGTTTAAATGACCAAGCTCTTTGTGTAAAAGTCAATGGAAAACATATTGGTCAAGTAAGTGATTTGGCGATCAATTATGCAGCTGAATTTGTTGAAGATCTTACGCTTTCAGAACAAGAACAAATGATTGCCCAACCAATCGTCAAAGAAATTGACGACCGCTTGAGCTTTTTACAAAATGTCGGTTTAAATTATTTGACGTTGAGCCGTTCGGCCGGCACACTTTCCGGCGGTGAGGCTCAGCGGATCCGTTTAGCCACACAGATTGGGTCTAACTTATCTGGTGTACTCTATATTTTAGATGAACCGTCAATTGGTTTGCACCAACGCGATAATGATCGTTTGTTAGGTTCTCTAAAGAAAATGCGAGATTTGGGAAATACTTTAATTGTGGTTGAACACGATGAAGATACGATGCGTGCAGCTGATTATCTAATTGATGTAGGACCTGGTGCGGGTGATTATGGTGGTGAGATTGTTGCTTCGGGAACGCCGGAACAAGTTGCTGCAAACAATCATTCTTTGACAGGAGAGTATCTCAGTGGAAAACGAGAAATTCCGGTACCTAAAAAAAGACGTAAAGGCAATAAGAAAAATATTTCGATAACAGGCGCGCAAGAAAATAATTTAAAAAATGTCAATGTAAAATTCCCTTTAGGAAAATTTACCACGGTAACCGGTGTGTCAGGTTCAGGGAAATCGACACTGATTAATGAAATATTGAAAAAAGCTTTAGCGCAGCGTTTGAATCGGAATTCGAAAAAACCAGGAAAATTTAAAAAGATTACAGGCTATGAAAATATCGAAAAAATTATCGATATTGATCAAAGTCCTATTGGAAGGACGCCTCGTAGTAATCCGGCTACTTATACCAGTGTGTTTGATGATATTCGGGATATATTTGCCAAGACGAATGAAGCGAAAGTACGTGGCTACAAAAAAGGGCGTTTTAGTTTTAACGTTAAAGGTGGCCGCTGTGAAGCCTGCAAAGGCGATGGCATCATCAAAATTGAAATGCACTTTCTGCCAGACGTTTATGTTCCTTGTGAAGTTTGCCATGGCAAACGTTATAATTCAGAAACCTTGGAAGTTCATTATAAAGGGAAAAATATCTCCGAAGTGTTAGATATGACGATTGAAGATGCATTTGACTTTTTCCAAAACATTCCTAAAATTCGACGGAAACTACAAACAATTGTTGATGTTGGTTTGGGTTATGTCAAATTAGGGCAACCAGCAACGACCTTATCAGGTGGTGAAGCTCAACGAATGAAATTAGCCAGTGAGCTACACAAAAACTCAAATGGGAAGAACTTTTATATCCTTGATGAACCAACCACTGGATTGCATTCCGATGATATACTTAGATTATTGCAAGTATTAGACCGTTTAGTTGATGCCGGAAATACAGTAATAGTCATTGAGCATAATTTGGATGTGATAAAATCTGCCGATCATGTGATTGATTTAGGTCCTGAAGGCGGAGAAAACGGCGGGACGATCATTGCAACAGGAACTCCTGAGCAAATTGCGGCCAATCCAGATAGCTATACTGGTCAATATTTAAAAAAATTATTGTAA
- a CDS encoding amino acid ABC transporter ATP-binding protein — MKEKISVEHLVKKFGDNTVLNDITTSIQEGEVVCVIGPSGSGKSTFLRCLNRLEEATSGQIVIDGDHLTDKNTNINKTRQHIGMVFQHFNLFPHLSVLENITLAPLDVKGENKQETEKRAEELLETVGLSDKKNVYPESLSGGQKQRVAIARALAMNPDIMLFDEPTSALDPEMVGDVLKVMKKLVDQGMTMVIVTHEMGFAKEVANRVMFIDDGYFLEDGKPEEVFNNPKNERTKDFLDKVLNI; from the coding sequence ATGAAGGAAAAAATTTCAGTTGAACATTTAGTCAAAAAATTTGGCGATAACACTGTATTAAATGATATTACAACCTCGATTCAAGAAGGTGAAGTTGTTTGTGTTATTGGACCTTCAGGTTCAGGTAAATCAACTTTTTTACGTTGTTTAAATCGTTTAGAAGAAGCTACCAGTGGTCAAATCGTGATCGATGGTGACCATCTGACAGATAAAAATACGAATATCAATAAAACTCGTCAACACATTGGGATGGTTTTCCAACATTTTAACTTATTTCCCCATCTTTCTGTTCTAGAAAATATTACGTTAGCTCCACTAGACGTAAAGGGTGAAAATAAACAAGAAACTGAAAAACGTGCAGAGGAATTGTTGGAGACAGTTGGTCTATCAGATAAAAAAAATGTCTATCCCGAAAGTCTTTCAGGCGGGCAGAAACAACGGGTTGCTATTGCTCGTGCATTAGCGATGAATCCTGATATTATGTTGTTTGACGAACCAACTTCAGCGTTGGATCCTGAGATGGTCGGAGACGTTTTAAAAGTTATGAAAAAACTTGTGGATCAAGGAATGACCATGGTTATCGTCACCCATGAAATGGGATTTGCTAAAGAAGTTGCCAACCGCGTAATGTTTATCGATGACGGTTACTTTTTAGAAGACGGTAAACCTGAGGAGGTCTTCAATAATCCAAAAAATGAACGAACAAAAGATTTCTTAGACAAAGTATTAAATATTTAA
- the dnaJ gene encoding molecular chaperone DnaJ: protein MATKRDYYEVLGVEKGASDDEIKKAYRKLSKKYHPDVNQEEDAEEKFKEISEAYEILSDPQKRAAYDQYGHAGTDPNYGGGGAGGFGGFGGGGFSDAGGFGGFEDIFESFFGGGRSADPNAPRQGDDLQYSINLTFEEGVFGKETEITYKRNEVCHTCGGNGAKPGTQPETCHKCKGSGTINVERQTPLGRVMTRQTCDVCHGTGKEIKEVCETCHGTGHEKKTHSVNVSVPAGVEDGQQMRLANQGEAGINGGPYGDLYVVFYVAESDIFDRDGSEIYYELPINFVQAALGDEVDVPTVHGDVKLKIPAGTQTNTKFRLRGKGAPRLRGNSTGDQQVTVKLITPKNLDDEQKEALRNFAELTGQSTNEQQSEGFFDKMKDAFGKK from the coding sequence TGGCAACAAAACGTGATTATTATGAAGTCTTAGGTGTAGAAAAAGGGGCTTCAGATGATGAAATCAAAAAGGCATATCGTAAGCTTTCCAAAAAATATCATCCAGACGTCAATCAAGAAGAGGATGCAGAAGAGAAATTTAAAGAGATCTCAGAAGCTTATGAAATCTTAAGCGATCCACAAAAACGAGCAGCCTATGATCAATACGGCCATGCAGGCACTGATCCCAATTACGGTGGTGGTGGCGCTGGTGGATTTGGCGGCTTCGGCGGTGGCGGATTCTCAGACGCTGGCGGTTTCGGCGGCTTTGAAGATATTTTTGAATCTTTCTTCGGTGGTGGCCGATCTGCGGATCCTAATGCACCTCGACAAGGGGACGATCTACAGTATTCAATTAATTTAACCTTTGAAGAAGGTGTTTTCGGTAAGGAAACAGAGATTACGTACAAAAGAAACGAAGTTTGTCATACCTGTGGTGGAAATGGTGCAAAACCAGGCACTCAACCTGAAACTTGTCATAAGTGTAAGGGAAGTGGAACCATTAACGTTGAACGACAAACACCGCTTGGTCGCGTAATGACACGCCAAACTTGTGACGTTTGTCATGGAACTGGTAAAGAAATTAAAGAAGTTTGTGAAACTTGCCATGGTACAGGCCATGAAAAGAAAACGCACAGTGTTAATGTTTCTGTTCCTGCCGGCGTTGAAGATGGCCAACAAATGAGACTAGCTAACCAAGGGGAAGCAGGTATAAATGGTGGACCTTATGGTGATCTATATGTCGTCTTTTATGTGGCAGAAAGTGATATTTTTGATCGTGATGGTTCAGAAATCTATTATGAATTGCCAATCAACTTTGTACAAGCTGCTTTAGGTGATGAAGTAGATGTGCCAACTGTTCATGGAGATGTTAAACTAAAAATCCCAGCTGGTACTCAAACAAACACAAAATTCCGCTTACGTGGAAAAGGTGCACCTCGATTGAGAGGAAATAGTACCGGAGACCAACAAGTAACAGTGAAGCTCATCACACCGAAAAATTTGGATGATGAACAAAAAGAAGCATTACGAAATTTTGCCGAATTAACTGGACAAAGTACCAATGAACAACAATCTGAAGGCTTTTTTGATAAAATGAAAGACGCTTTTGGTAAAAAGTAA